In Amycolatopsis sp. FBCC-B4732, the genomic stretch GCCAGCCGCAGCCACGGCTCCGGGCGCCGTCCGGCCAGTACGCGGACGGCCCGCCGGTGCAGTTCCTGGCGCACCGGCCCGGGGATCGCGCCGTACGCCGCTTGCCGCGCGAAGTCGTGCCGGAACCCGTAGCGGCACTCGGCGGCCTCGACCAGCACCGCCCGCTCGAGGGCCAGCACGAGCGCGTACCGCCCGCGCGCCGCGTCCAGCCCCGCGACCGTCGTGAGGAGTTCGACCGGCGCCGGCTCGGCGAGCACCGCCGCGGCTTCGGCGATCCGCCGCGCCACGAGCGGCAGCGACCCGAGCCGGTCGACGGTCGCTTCGCGCAGCAGCTCGGGCACCTCGACGCTGTCCAGCGCCCCGTCGGTGACCGGCGACGGCAGCGCGTGCACGGCTTCCTCGACGACGAAGGGGATCCCGGCCGTGCGCTCGTGCAGCCGGGCCGCGAAGGCGCCGGACACGCCGGGCTCGCCGAGCAGGGCCGCGGCCAGCTGCCCCACGCCGTCCGGGTCCAGGGGGCCGACCCGGACCAGCGTGGTCGAGCTGCCCGGCGCCGGCCGGTGCGCGCGGCCCAGCGGAAGGCCTCCGGGTACGTCTTCGGGCCGGTAGCTCACCAGCAGGACCGTCCCCGCCGGCAGGTCGCCCATGAGGAACCGCAGCAGCCGCCGCGAGCCGTCGTCGGCCCAGTGGACGTCCTCGACGACGAGCACCAGCGGGCCCAGCAGGTCCAGCAGTTCGCGGACCGCGCGGAAGAACCGGTGCGCTTCGGCCCGGCGGTCCCCGGGCGGTTCCGGCGCCACGGGCAGCAGCGGTGCGAGTTCCGGCAGGGGGCGGCCCAGGACGCCGGTGAGCGGGCCGGGCGCCGGGGCCGACGGCAGGTACTTCGCGGCGTCCCGCAGCGCTTCGACGACCACGCCGTACGGGAACGGCTCCCGCTGCGGACGGCACCGGCCGGCCAGCACGCGTGCCCCGGCGAGCTCGGGCCGGGCCAGGAGTTCGGCGGCCAGCCGGGTCTTCCCGGCGCCCGCCTCCCCTTCGAGCACGAGGACCGCGGGCGGGCGCAGCGCCGCGGACACGAGCGCGGCCAGCTCGGCCGTCCGCCCGACCAGCACCGGCGAGCCGGCCCTGGCCACGATCCCGTTCGTCATCGCCCGCCCCCCTGAAAGCGGCATAACGCCCCGAACCACCCTGTCCGGTGACCGGAGCTTAGGACCGCCGTTCGGGCGCGCGGAACCCGCGCGGCCGGGCACGGAACTTTCGTAGGGGGACCGCGAAAGGCATTAGTTACGTAGGCCTACGGGGCGCTGCCTCGCTTGTTAGCGCAGGTGAGCCCACCCGACAGTGAAACGGCGGTGGCTCTCGGTCACCGCACCGCGATTCACCTGTTCGAGTGAGTGGAGTCGAAGCATGCGCACAGTTCACCGCAAGGCGGGCGCCGTCGCCGCGGCGGTCGTGGCCGCGCTGGCCACCGCCGGCGTGGCGGCCGCCGCGGCACCGGAGGGCACCGTCGTCCCGGCCCGGCAGCACTACGGCGACCAGTACATCGTGGTGCTGAAGGACGCCCAGGCGCTCGTCGCACCCGCGTCGCTCGCCGGGCGGTACGGCGGCGAAGTCCGGTCGACGTACTCCCGGGTCCTGCACGGGTTCTCCGCCCGGCACCTGAGCGCACCGCAGGCGCGGCGGCTGGCCGCCGACCCCGCGGTGGCCGCGGTCTACGAGGACGGCACCGCCCGCGTCGCGGGCACGCAGACCAACCCGACCTGGGGCCTGGATCGCATCGACCAGGCGAACCTGCCCCGCGACAACTCCTACACCTACCCGAACACCGGCGAGGGCGTCACGGCCTACGACCTCGACACCGGGATCAAGCCGGACAACCCGGAGTACGAAGGCCGCGCGTCGATCGGCAAGGACTTCGTCGGCGGCAACGGCAGCGACTGCAACGGCCACGGCACGCACACCGCGGGCACGATCGGCAGCAAGACCTACGGCGTCGCGAAGAAGGTCAAGCTCGTCGGGCTCAAGGTGCTCGGCAACGACTGCTCGGGCAACGGCCCGGACTCCGCCGCGGTCGACGCGATCGAGTGGGTCACGGCCAACGCCGCCAAGCCCGCGGTCGCGAACATGAGCCTGACCATGGACCAGGTCGGGGTCGGCGACGACGCGATCAAACGGTCGATCGCGGCCGGGATCGTCTACTCGGTGGCCGCGGGCAACAGCTCCACCGACGCGTGCGGCACGAGCCCCGCGCGCGTCCCCGAGGCGATCACCGTCAACGCGTCCGACGAGAACGACAACCGCGCGTCCTTCTCCAACTACGGCAGCTGCACCGACCTCTTCGCGCCGGGCAACAACATCACGTCGCTCGGGCTGTCGAACGGCAGCAGCGCGAACATGAGCGGCACGTCGATGGCGACCCCGCACGTCACCGGCGCGGCCGCGCTCTACCTGGCCGCCAACCCGGGCGCCACGGCGCAGCAGGTGCGGGACGCGCTCGTCGGCGGCGCGACTTCGGGCGTGGTCAAGAACCCGGGGAGCGGTTCGCCGAACAAGCTGCTGAACGTGTCCTTCATCGGTGGCGGCACCCCGCCGTCGAAGTGCGGCGCCAAGTCGAACACGACCCCGGTGGCGATCCCGGACGCCGGCGCCGCGGTCACCAGCTCGGTCACCCAGGACGGGTGCGACGGCAAGGCGCCGGCGGCGCTGGCGGTCAAGGTGGACATCACCCACACCTTCACCGCCGACCTCGCGGTCGACCTGATCGGCCCGAGCGGCGCGGTCTTCCCGCTGCGGAAGGCCGGCGGCACCGGCTCGGCGGCGGGCATCCACACCACCTTCACGGTGAACGCGGCGGCGGAACCCGCGAACGGCACCTGGCAGGTGCGGGCGCAGGACGTCTACCGCTTCGACACCGGCACGCTGGACGGCTTCACGATCACCTTCTGACGCCGGAACGGGGAGGCCGGCGGCCTCCCCGTTCCCGGTCCTCATTGGACGGTCAGGGTGTACTTCGCCGTCGCGGTCTTGCCGGTGGAGTCCTTCGCGGTGACGGTGACCGGGTAGGTCCCGCGCTGGAACGGCCCGGTGAGCTGCATCCGGGACGTCCCGCCGCCGTTCACCGTGGCGGGGTTGAAGAACGGCGCGAACGACAGCCCGGTGGCCGACAGCGTCACGGTGCCGGTGCCGCCGGAGACGGTGACCGCGGCGGTCGTGAAGAACCCGGGCCGCACGGTCCCGCTACCGGGGTCGACGCTC encodes the following:
- a CDS encoding S8 family serine peptidase is translated as MRTVHRKAGAVAAAVVAALATAGVAAAAAPEGTVVPARQHYGDQYIVVLKDAQALVAPASLAGRYGGEVRSTYSRVLHGFSARHLSAPQARRLAADPAVAAVYEDGTARVAGTQTNPTWGLDRIDQANLPRDNSYTYPNTGEGVTAYDLDTGIKPDNPEYEGRASIGKDFVGGNGSDCNGHGTHTAGTIGSKTYGVAKKVKLVGLKVLGNDCSGNGPDSAAVDAIEWVTANAAKPAVANMSLTMDQVGVGDDAIKRSIAAGIVYSVAAGNSSTDACGTSPARVPEAITVNASDENDNRASFSNYGSCTDLFAPGNNITSLGLSNGSSANMSGTSMATPHVTGAAALYLAANPGATAQQVRDALVGGATSGVVKNPGSGSPNKLLNVSFIGGGTPPSKCGAKSNTTPVAIPDAGAAVTSSVTQDGCDGKAPAALAVKVDITHTFTADLAVDLIGPSGAVFPLRKAGGTGSAAGIHTTFTVNAAAEPANGTWQVRAQDVYRFDTGTLDGFTITF